Proteins from a genomic interval of Polaribacter sejongensis:
- the dapA gene encoding 4-hydroxy-tetrahydrodipicolinate synthase codes for MQKFIGTGVALITPFKEDLSVDFDALVKLVNFNIDNGTDYLVINGTTAESATITKEEKQEIINVIIKTNNKRLPLVLGVGGNNTALVIEELQTRDFTGLDGILSVAPYYSKPTQEGFYQHFKAIAQATDLPIILYNVPGRTAKNMEPATTIRLANEFDNIVAIKEAGNNQQQYYTLLKDKPADFLIISGDDDMALGVALAGGSGVISVIGQAFPKEFSAMINHGLQGNNKEGYAIHYKMMDVVDYIFEENNPAGIKTVLQELGLCKNDVRLPLVQASAELQSKIAKFVANFK; via the coding sequence ATGCAGAAATTTATTGGAACTGGAGTTGCGTTGATAACACCTTTTAAAGAAGATTTAAGTGTAGATTTTGATGCACTTGTAAAATTGGTGAATTTTAACATCGATAACGGAACAGATTATTTAGTTATCAATGGTACAACCGCAGAAAGTGCAACCATTACTAAAGAAGAAAAACAAGAAATAATTAATGTTATTATTAAGACAAATAATAAACGTTTGCCTTTGGTTTTAGGTGTTGGAGGTAATAACACTGCTTTAGTTATAGAAGAATTACAAACAAGAGATTTTACAGGTTTAGACGGTATTCTATCTGTTGCTCCTTATTATAGTAAGCCAACGCAAGAAGGCTTTTATCAGCATTTTAAAGCCATTGCACAAGCTACAGATTTACCAATTATTTTATATAATGTTCCTGGTAGAACTGCAAAAAACATGGAGCCTGCAACCACAATACGTTTGGCGAATGAATTTGATAATATAGTAGCTATTAAAGAAGCAGGTAATAACCAACAACAATATTATACATTGTTAAAAGACAAACCAGCAGATTTTTTAATTATTTCTGGAGATGATGATATGGCTTTAGGCGTTGCCTTGGCAGGAGGTTCTGGAGTAATTTCTGTAATCGGACAAGCTTTTCCTAAAGAATTTTCTGCAATGATAAACCACGGTTTACAAGGTAATAATAAAGAAGGATATGCTATTCATTATAAAATGATGGATGTTGTAGATTATATTTTTGAAGAGAATAATCCTGCAGGTATAAAAACTGTTTTACAGGAGTTAGGTCTTTGTAAAAACGATGTTCGTTTACCTTTAGTGCAAGCAAGTGCAGAACTTCAATCTAAAATTGCTAAATTTGTAGCGAACTTTAAATAG
- the coaBC gene encoding bifunctional phosphopantothenoylcysteine decarboxylase/phosphopantothenate--cysteine ligase CoaBC, translating into MSVLSGKKILLGITAGIAAYKTAGLVRLFIKLGAEVKVIMTPASKDFITPLTLSTLSKNPVYSTFYNKEDEENELWNNHVDLGLWADYMVVAPATANTMSKMANGTCDNLLLAVYLSAKCPIYFAPAMDLDMYIHPSTKESLQKLKSFGNTIIPATSGELASGLVGEGRMAEPEDIVSFIENDILSKLPLKGKKLLLTAGPTYEAIDPVRFIGNHSSGKMGFAIANAAANLGAEVFLISGPSHQKINHSLVHRISVVSADEMYNAAHKYFKEVDIAILSAAVADYRPKNIATQKIKKTTSALEIELEPTKDILASLGEIKENQFLVGFALETNNELENAKGKLKRKNLDAIVLNSLQDKGAGFATDTNKVTIIDKDLTEKSFELKSKEEVAKDIMNEILKNIS; encoded by the coding sequence ATGTCTGTTTTAAGTGGTAAAAAAATTTTATTAGGAATTACTGCTGGAATTGCTGCATACAAAACGGCTGGTTTAGTCCGTTTATTTATAAAATTAGGCGCAGAGGTCAAAGTTATTATGACTCCTGCGTCTAAAGATTTTATAACACCTCTCACACTTTCCACACTTTCTAAGAACCCTGTTTATTCTACTTTTTATAATAAGGAGGATGAAGAAAATGAGCTTTGGAATAATCATGTAGATTTAGGTCTTTGGGCAGATTATATGGTAGTTGCTCCGGCAACTGCAAATACGATGTCTAAAATGGCAAATGGTACTTGCGATAATTTATTATTAGCAGTCTATTTATCTGCAAAATGTCCTATTTATTTTGCGCCTGCAATGGATTTGGATATGTACATCCATCCATCAACCAAAGAAAGTTTACAGAAATTAAAATCTTTTGGAAATACAATTATCCCTGCAACTTCTGGTGAGTTAGCAAGTGGTTTAGTTGGTGAAGGAAGAATGGCAGAGCCAGAAGATATTGTGTCATTTATAGAAAATGATATTTTATCAAAATTACCTTTAAAAGGAAAAAAACTTTTATTGACTGCTGGTCCAACGTATGAAGCAATAGATCCTGTACGTTTTATAGGAAATCATTCTTCTGGTAAAATGGGCTTTGCAATTGCGAATGCAGCGGCTAATTTAGGTGCAGAGGTTTTTTTAATTTCTGGTCCAAGTCATCAAAAAATAAATCATTCTTTAGTACATAGAATAAGTGTGGTTTCTGCAGATGAAATGTACAATGCTGCTCACAAATACTTTAAAGAAGTAGATATTGCTATTCTTTCTGCTGCGGTTGCAGATTATAGACCAAAAAATATAGCAACTCAGAAAATAAAAAAGACTACTTCTGCGTTAGAGATTGAGTTAGAACCAACAAAAGATATTTTAGCATCCTTAGGTGAAATTAAAGAAAATCAATTTTTAGTTGGTTTTGCTTTAGAAACCAATAATGAGCTAGAAAATGCAAAAGGGAAACTAAAACGTAAGAACTTAGATGCTATTGTTTTAAATTCTTTGCAAGATAAAGGTGCTGGTTTTGCTACAGACACAAATAAAGTTACTATTATTGATAAAGATTTGACTGAAAAATCATTCGAATTAAAATCGAAAGAGGAAGTGGCCAAAGATATTATGAATGAAATTTTAAAGAATATTTCTTAA
- a CDS encoding DUF6913 domain-containing protein — protein sequence MNFLKLKESSIKKKFDKNIKQVSERRNVSQKEIKSVGILTTASISLSIDLQAKIEAVLGVKNVRIYSFKKSDATKDTSFKYFTQKDINWKGIYIEPSFKSFLEEPFDLLIGYFSEANLYLETAVLQSNATFKAGFSGVNSKLYELEISESTAHVEAFSSELKKYLQILKKLKN from the coding sequence ATGAATTTTTTGAAGTTAAAAGAATCCAGTATCAAAAAAAAGTTTGATAAAAATATCAAACAAGTATCTGAACGCAGAAATGTTTCTCAAAAGGAAATTAAATCTGTGGGTATTTTAACAACGGCAAGTATTTCTTTAAGTATAGATTTACAAGCAAAAATAGAAGCTGTTCTAGGCGTTAAAAATGTTAGAATATATAGTTTTAAGAAAAGTGATGCTACAAAAGATACTTCCTTTAAATACTTTACACAAAAAGATATCAATTGGAAAGGGATTTATATTGAACCTAGTTTTAAAAGTTTTTTAGAAGAACCATTCGACTTATTAATAGGTTATTTTAGTGAAGCTAATTTGTATTTAGAAACTGCCGTTTTACAATCTAATGCTACTTTTAAAGCCGGTTTTTCTGGAGTGAATTCTAAATTGTATGAATTAGAAATTTCCGAAAGTACAGCACATGTAGAAGCGTTTTCATCAGAATTAAAAAAATACCTACAAATTCTTAAAAAACTAAAAAATTAA
- a CDS encoding ferritin, protein MLSPVIEKALNEQIRVEAQSSQIYLSMASWAEVLGFEGVAQFMYAHSDEERMHMLKLVKFINERGGHAIVSALDAPPVEFGEFKEMFQELFNHEVHVSACINDLVDICLQEKDYATHNFLQWYVSEQIEEEALARNILDKIKLIGDDKGGFYLFDNDIKQLITAAAPTQQ, encoded by the coding sequence ATGTTATCACCAGTTATAGAAAAAGCATTAAACGAACAAATTAGAGTAGAAGCACAGTCTTCTCAAATATATTTGTCAATGGCTTCTTGGGCAGAAGTTTTAGGTTTTGAAGGCGTTGCACAGTTTATGTACGCACATTCAGACGAAGAAAGAATGCACATGTTAAAGTTGGTGAAATTTATAAATGAACGCGGTGGTCATGCAATAGTATCAGCATTAGATGCACCTCCGGTGGAATTTGGTGAATTTAAAGAAATGTTTCAAGAATTATTTAATCATGAAGTTCATGTTTCTGCATGCATAAATGATTTAGTAGATATTTGCCTACAAGAAAAAGATTATGCTACTCATAATTTCTTACAATGGTATGTTTCTGAACAAATAGAAGAAGAAGCATTGGCTAGAAACATCTTAGATAAAATAAAGTTAATTGGTGATGATAAAGGTGGTTTTTACCTGTTTGATAATGATATTAAACAGTTAATTACAGCAGCTGCACCTACGCAACAATAA
- a CDS encoding DUF4835 family protein, producing the protein MRKLIFFFLFLFSVSVLKAQELNCLVTVNYNQVQGSNTQVFKTLEKSLSEFVNQTKWTNNEVKPEERIDCAFTIIITSRDANNFNATIQVQSTRPVFGSTYASPILNLKDNDFNFKYNEFDPLIFNKNSYDSNLISTIVFYANIVLGADADTFKRNGGESSFRVAENVMLQAQQSGIASWQNVVGKQNRFLLIDSFLSPKLSAYRTATYTYHRKGLDEFSLNNGIAKQNMEEAVISLESIYNKTVGNYLIRVFFDAKADEIVNLYTDDAASRNKNRLVEIVKKISPNNNPKWKNIK; encoded by the coding sequence ATGCGTAAACTTATATTCTTTTTTCTGTTTTTATTTTCGGTTTCTGTGTTAAAAGCACAAGAATTGAATTGCTTGGTAACTGTAAACTACAACCAGGTTCAAGGTTCAAATACTCAGGTTTTTAAAACTTTAGAAAAATCTTTGTCAGAGTTTGTAAATCAAACCAAATGGACAAATAACGAGGTAAAGCCAGAAGAAAGAATAGATTGTGCTTTTACAATTATTATCACTTCTAGAGATGCAAATAATTTTAATGCAACCATACAAGTTCAATCTACAAGACCCGTTTTTGGTTCTACATACGCATCACCTATATTAAATTTAAAAGACAACGATTTCAATTTTAAATACAATGAGTTCGACCCATTAATTTTTAATAAAAATTCTTATGATAGTAATTTAATCTCTACCATTGTTTTTTATGCAAACATTGTTTTGGGAGCGGATGCAGACACTTTTAAAAGAAATGGTGGAGAGTCGTCTTTTAGAGTTGCAGAGAATGTAATGTTACAAGCGCAGCAAAGTGGAATTGCTTCTTGGCAAAATGTAGTAGGAAAGCAAAATAGATTTTTATTGATTGATAGTTTCTTATCACCAAAGCTTTCAGCATACAGAACCGCTACTTATACGTATCATAGAAAAGGATTAGATGAGTTTTCTTTAAACAATGGTATTGCGAAACAAAACATGGAAGAGGCGGTAATCTCTTTAGAAAGTATCTATAATAAAACAGTTGGTAATTATCTAATCCGTGTGTTTTTTGATGCTAAAGCAGATGAAATTGTAAATCTATATACGGATGATGCTGCTTCTAGAAATAAAAATAGACTGGTTGAAATAGTGAAAAAAATATCTCCGAATAACAATCCTAAGTGGAAAAATATTAAGTAA
- the recN gene encoding DNA repair protein RecN — protein MLTQLSINNYALINHLSIDFSSGLSIITGETGAGKSILLGALGLVLGNRADLSSLKDTSTKCVVEAKVAIANYNLEEFFNEVDLDYEAETIIRREILPSGKSRAFVNDTPVTLSVLNKLRTKLIDVHSQHQTIELSDNLFQFSILDALAKNTAKIASYKRGFSQLSKLKREFSKLKDQQKEANQQYEYNLHLFKELEEAKIKAEEQDDLEERLEKLNNIEDIKGNLSEALEITVNEEIGIQNLLNTLENRLSKIATFSKEYQVLSERVTSVKIEIDDIVSELEDANENVDFNPNEAEEINDRLQLLYNLQKKHTVSNNVELLKVFEELSKKVAQVESADEVIIEKQKEIDEISLKLDKVADLISNARTKSIPKLNKELQALLSDLGMENARFSIKIKQTKNYFANGKDELEFLFSANKGGSFGELKKVASGGELSRIMLSVKTILSENTQLPTIIFDEIDTGVSGEVSNKIAAIMQKMSANMQVIAITHLPQIAAKGANHYKVYKQEVKGVTTTNLKLLSTDERIKEIAEMLSGKDISDSALTHAKELLN, from the coding sequence TTGTTAACACAACTTTCCATTAATAACTACGCATTAATCAATCACTTATCTATTGATTTTTCTTCAGGTTTATCTATTATTACAGGTGAAACCGGAGCAGGTAAATCTATACTTTTAGGAGCTTTAGGATTGGTTTTGGGTAACAGAGCAGATTTATCATCCTTAAAAGATACAAGCACTAAATGTGTTGTAGAAGCTAAAGTTGCTATTGCGAATTACAATTTAGAAGAATTTTTTAACGAAGTAGATTTAGATTACGAAGCAGAAACCATTATTAGAAGAGAGATTTTACCATCTGGTAAGTCTAGAGCTTTTGTAAATGATACGCCCGTAACGTTGTCTGTTTTAAATAAATTAAGAACAAAATTGATTGATGTGCATTCTCAGCATCAAACCATAGAATTATCAGACAATCTTTTTCAGTTTTCAATTTTAGATGCTTTAGCAAAAAATACAGCAAAAATAGCTTCTTACAAACGTGGTTTTTCGCAGTTAAGTAAATTAAAGAGAGAATTTTCTAAATTAAAAGACCAACAGAAAGAAGCTAATCAACAATACGAATACAATTTGCATCTTTTTAAAGAGTTAGAAGAAGCTAAAATTAAGGCGGAAGAACAAGATGATTTAGAGGAACGTTTAGAAAAGCTGAATAATATAGAAGATATAAAAGGGAATTTATCGGAAGCTTTAGAAATTACGGTGAATGAAGAAATCGGAATTCAGAATTTGCTAAATACATTAGAAAATAGATTGTCTAAAATTGCAACATTCTCTAAAGAATATCAAGTACTTTCAGAAAGAGTTACTTCTGTGAAGATTGAAATCGATGATATTGTTTCTGAGTTAGAAGACGCTAATGAAAATGTAGATTTTAATCCGAATGAAGCAGAAGAAATTAACGATAGATTACAATTACTATATAATTTACAGAAGAAACATACAGTAAGTAATAATGTAGAATTACTTAAAGTTTTCGAAGAACTTTCAAAAAAAGTAGCGCAAGTAGAGTCTGCAGACGAAGTCATTATTGAGAAGCAAAAGGAGATAGATGAAATTTCTTTAAAATTAGATAAAGTTGCCGATTTAATTTCGAATGCAAGAACAAAGTCAATTCCTAAATTAAATAAAGAACTACAAGCTTTATTGTCTGATTTAGGTATGGAAAACGCTCGTTTTTCAATAAAAATAAAACAAACTAAAAATTATTTTGCAAACGGAAAAGACGAATTAGAATTTCTTTTTTCTGCAAACAAAGGAGGTAGTTTTGGAGAATTGAAAAAAGTAGCTTCTGGTGGAGAATTGTCTAGAATTATGTTGTCTGTAAAAACAATTTTATCAGAAAACACACAATTACCAACCATTATTTTTGATGAAATTGATACTGGAGTTTCTGGTGAAGTTTCAAATAAAATAGCCGCAATTATGCAAAAAATGAGTGCTAATATGCAAGTAATTGCTATTACGCATTTACCGCAAATTGCTGCAAAAGGAGCGAATCATTACAAAGTGTATAAACAGGAAGTAAAAGGAGTAACCACAACCAATTTAAAACTTTTATCTACAGATGAAAGAATTAAAGAAATTGCAGAAATGCTAAGTGGTAAAGATATCTCTGACTCTGCACTTACCCACGCAAAAGAATTATTGAATTAG
- a CDS encoding esterase-like activity of phytase family protein, with product MKSIVLGILGCLVFCSCKHEKATELNFLDEFVLADSIAFQNSIIGGLSGVDYANGEYYFVVDDARNPRFVKAEIKIKQNKIEAVDLKQVVLLNDTTASYYKENALDLESIFVEAETEEVYFVGEGSINNGKSPTVFKTDLNGNFVEAYELPKNLSDTNNIKHNAVFEGSSKSIDGKGFWVAMEGPLKSDGEDPTFTKASSPIRITYFDKTSKKATKQYAYQLEHITKPSKGNINLNGLTSILEYKENHFFIIERTYQSGYGSYGNIVRIFEAVIDKETTNILNIDALKESDFIPLKKRLLLNFEEVKDQLTDGIIDNIEGITLGPKLENGNQSLLLVADDNFQVYGKQLNQFILLEIK from the coding sequence ATGAAAAGTATTGTTTTAGGTATTTTAGGTTGTCTTGTTTTTTGTTCTTGTAAACATGAAAAAGCAACCGAATTAAATTTTTTAGATGAATTTGTTTTAGCAGATTCAATAGCATTTCAAAACTCAATTATTGGTGGTTTGTCTGGTGTGGATTATGCAAACGGAGAATATTATTTTGTAGTAGATGATGCTAGAAATCCTCGTTTTGTAAAAGCAGAAATTAAGATCAAACAAAATAAAATAGAAGCTGTAGATTTAAAACAGGTTGTTTTACTAAATGATACTACAGCGTCTTATTATAAAGAAAACGCTTTAGATTTGGAATCCATTTTTGTAGAAGCAGAAACCGAAGAGGTATATTTTGTTGGAGAAGGATCTATTAATAACGGTAAAAGTCCGACTGTTTTTAAAACAGATTTAAACGGAAATTTTGTAGAAGCTTATGAGCTTCCTAAAAACTTAAGTGATACTAATAATATAAAACACAATGCCGTTTTTGAAGGTTCTTCTAAAAGCATAGACGGAAAAGGATTTTGGGTAGCAATGGAAGGTCCTTTAAAATCAGATGGAGAAGATCCTACTTTTACAAAAGCATCATCACCAATTAGAATTACGTATTTTGATAAAACATCAAAAAAAGCGACAAAGCAGTATGCGTATCAATTAGAACATATTACAAAACCATCTAAAGGAAATATTAATTTAAACGGATTAACATCGATCTTAGAGTATAAAGAAAATCACTTTTTTATTATTGAAAGAACGTATCAAAGTGGTTATGGTTCTTATGGGAATATTGTGAGAATTTTTGAAGCAGTAATCGATAAAGAAACTACGAATATTTTAAATATTGATGCTTTAAAAGAGTCGGATTTTATTCCGCTTAAAAAGCGTTTGTTATTAAATTTTGAAGAGGTTAAAGATCAGCTAACAGATGGAATAATCGATAACATAGAAGGTATTACATTGGGTCCAAAATTAGAAAATGGAAATCAATCTTTACTTTTAGTTGCTGATGATAATTTTCAGGTGTATGGAAAACAATTAAATCAATTTATTTTATTAGAAATTAAGTAG
- a CDS encoding TlpA family protein disulfide reductase translates to MKKITLLSICLFFMTSYAQQKKMWAKSFLNKKAPELVVSKWLTDKPETEGKFVLIDFWATWCGPCVKGIPEMNSFYKEFAKEMVVIGLSNESTAKIERFNKAKIEYYSAIDRRARLNRALEIKGIPHCIIIDPNGIVVWEGWPQLKGFELTSEVIQGLIDAYKA, encoded by the coding sequence ATGAAAAAAATTACCTTATTATCTATTTGTCTCTTTTTTATGACTTCCTACGCGCAACAAAAAAAGATGTGGGCCAAGTCTTTTTTAAATAAAAAAGCACCAGAATTAGTGGTTAGTAAATGGTTAACGGATAAACCTGAAACGGAAGGTAAATTTGTTTTAATCGATTTTTGGGCAACTTGGTGTGGACCTTGTGTAAAAGGTATTCCAGAAATGAATTCTTTTTATAAAGAGTTTGCTAAAGAGATGGTGGTTATTGGTCTCAGTAATGAATCTACGGCTAAAATTGAACGTTTTAATAAAGCTAAAATTGAATATTATAGTGCGATTGATAGAAGAGCTAGACTTAATAGAGCCTTAGAAATTAAAGGAATTCCGCATTGTATAATTATTGATCCTAATGGGATTGTTGTTTGGGAAGGTTGGCCTCAACTAAAAGGTTTTGAGTTGACTTCGGAAGTTATACAAGGGCTTATTGATGCTTATAAAGCTTAA
- a CDS encoding DNA-directed RNA polymerase subunit omega: MDYKDTKAPLSTITYNKNEVEAPTQNIYEAISIIAKRANQINGDLKKELVDKLEEFATYNDSLEEVFENKEQIEVSKFYERLPKPTAMAMEEWLNGKVYFRTPETE, encoded by the coding sequence ATGGATTATAAAGATACAAAGGCACCTTTAAGTACTATTACTTATAATAAGAATGAAGTAGAAGCTCCTACACAAAATATTTATGAAGCTATTTCTATTATTGCCAAAAGAGCAAATCAAATCAACGGTGATTTAAAGAAAGAATTGGTTGATAAATTAGAAGAGTTTGCGACTTATAACGATAGTTTAGAAGAAGTTTTTGAAAATAAAGAGCAAATAGAAGTTTCTAAATTTTACGAAAGATTACCAAAACCAACAGCTATGGCTATGGAAGAGTGGTTAAACGGTAAAGTTTATTTTAGAACTCCAGAAACAGAATAA
- a CDS encoding enoyl-ACP reductase FabI — MYNLLKGKKGIIFGALNENSIAWKTAQRAHEEGAEFVLTNAPASIRMGELDVLAKNTNSQIIPADATSIEDLENLIEKSMEILGGQIDFVLHSIGMSVNVRKKKAYTDPNYDFTEKGWDVSAVSFHKVLNVLYHKKAMKEWGSIVALTYMAAQRVFPDYNDMADNKAYLESIARSFGYYFGRDFKVRVNTISQSPTPTTAGNGVKGFDGFINFSEKMSPLGNASAADCADYTISLFSDLTKKVTLQNLFHDGGFSNMGVSDAVMDKFE, encoded by the coding sequence ATGTACAACTTACTAAAAGGAAAAAAAGGAATTATTTTTGGTGCTTTAAACGAAAATTCTATCGCTTGGAAAACGGCACAAAGAGCACATGAAGAAGGAGCAGAGTTTGTGTTAACTAATGCACCAGCTTCTATTAGAATGGGTGAATTAGATGTTTTAGCAAAGAACACAAATTCTCAAATTATTCCTGCAGATGCAACTTCAATAGAAGATCTAGAAAACTTGATAGAAAAATCTATGGAGATTCTAGGTGGTCAAATCGACTTTGTATTACATTCTATTGGTATGTCTGTAAATGTTAGAAAAAAGAAAGCTTATACAGATCCAAATTACGATTTTACTGAAAAAGGTTGGGATGTTTCTGCGGTCTCTTTTCACAAAGTTTTAAATGTTTTGTATCATAAAAAAGCTATGAAAGAGTGGGGGTCTATCGTTGCCTTAACTTATATGGCGGCGCAAAGAGTATTTCCAGATTATAATGATATGGCAGATAATAAAGCGTATTTAGAGTCTATTGCACGTAGTTTTGGCTACTATTTTGGTCGTGATTTTAAAGTGAGAGTGAATACCATTTCTCAATCACCAACGCCAACTACTGCCGGAAATGGCGTAAAAGGTTTCGATGGATTTATCAATTTTTCTGAAAAAATGAGTCCGTTAGGTAATGCTTCTGCGGCAGATTGTGCAGATTATACCATTTCACTTTTCTCTGATTTAACCAAGAAAGTAACTTTACAAAATTTATTTCACGATGGCGGATTCTCTAACATGGGAGTAAGTGATGCTGTTATGGATAAATTTGAATAA
- a CDS encoding outer membrane protein assembly factor BamD, which yields MQKIKNLACLLMFSLVLFSCGEYQKVLNKGTTEEQYKMAVKLYESNKFSKALRLFEKITPTYRGKPQMERIQFMVAQSNFNEKNYSMSGYYFDRFAKNYPKSSKLEEAAFLSAYSYKLASPSFSLDPTDTNKALDAFQSFINTYPDSDKIEEANQHYKELRYKLQKKYFEIAKTYYRTAEYDLRNYKAAIQAFDNLLADFLGSEFKEEALYYRLKAAHDFVLKSYDRRKPERIKDAIDAYDKLKRNYPESQFMEDSNIMLATLQKEQVRIDALIAKQVEVQNSKKK from the coding sequence ATGCAAAAAATTAAAAATTTAGCGTGTTTATTGATGTTCTCACTTGTATTATTTTCATGTGGGGAATATCAAAAAGTTTTAAACAAAGGTACTACGGAAGAGCAGTATAAAATGGCTGTGAAATTGTACGAAAGCAATAAGTTTAGTAAAGCTTTGCGTTTGTTTGAGAAAATTACACCAACTTATAGAGGGAAACCACAAATGGAGCGTATCCAATTTATGGTAGCACAGTCTAATTTTAACGAGAAGAATTATAGCATGTCTGGTTATTATTTTGATCGTTTTGCAAAGAATTATCCTAAAAGTTCTAAGCTTGAGGAAGCAGCTTTTTTATCAGCGTATAGCTATAAATTGGCTTCTCCTAGTTTTAGTTTAGATCCAACGGATACAAATAAGGCATTAGACGCTTTTCAAAGTTTTATAAATACGTACCCAGATTCTGATAAAATAGAAGAAGCGAACCAACATTATAAAGAATTAAGGTATAAGCTTCAGAAAAAATATTTCGAAATTGCTAAAACGTATTATAGAACAGCAGAATATGATTTAAGAAATTATAAAGCGGCAATACAGGCTTTTGATAATTTATTAGCAGATTTTTTAGGTTCTGAATTTAAAGAAGAGGCATTATATTACAGGTTAAAAGCGGCACATGACTTTGTGTTAAAAAGTTATGATAGAAGAAAACCTGAACGTATAAAGGATGCAATAGATGCATACGATAAGTTAAAAAGAAATTACCCAGAATCTCAATTTATGGAAGATTCAAATATAATGTTAGCGACCTTACAAAAAGAACAAGTAAGAATTGATGCATTGATTGCAAAACAGGTTGAAGTTCAAAATTCAAAAAAGAAATAA